In Kwoniella dejecticola CBS 10117 chromosome 6, complete sequence, a genomic segment contains:
- a CDS encoding homoserine kinase — MSSSRVYKINVPCSSANIGPGFDVCGIALSKSLSLKVTIPQPGSAASSDENILPQIIYSGLDSDNVPLSPYKNLLTRVALYVLRSHGITNFPSGVIIEAHNEIPFGRGLGSSGAAVIAGVLLGDLLGGLNLDKGRLLDFALMVERHPDNVSAALMGGFIGSYLRELSPEDMSAAAIPLAEVLPEYPPDAGPDWGKNPPLPPKGIGHYVRFGWAKEIKAIAVSPRFELATAKARGVLPDTYSKKDLIFNLQRLAVLTTALARSPPDANLIYDAMADKVHQPYRMTLIPGLPKILTELTPTSHPGLLGICLSGAGPTILALATHNFDSIAQDIQQIFKAEGVEVDWSVLDVDERGSTVEEITP; from the exons ATGTCCTCCTCAAGGGTCTACAAAATCAATGTTCCCTGCTCCTCGGCCAACATTGGTCCAGGCTTCGACGTGTGCGGTATCGCCTTATCCAAATCACTCTCTTTGAAAGTCACCATCCCTCAACCTGGATCGGCAGCATCTTCCGACGAGAACATTTTACCTCAAATCATCTACTCCGGGCTCGATAGCGACAACGTCCCTTTGTCGCCCTACAAAAATCTTCTTACCCGAGTCGCATTATACGTCCTCCGTTCTCACGGGATAACCAACTTCCCCTCTGGCGTAATCATCGAAGCGCATAACGAAATCCCCTTCGGGAGGGGGCTCGGTTCTTCCGGAGCAGCCGTAATTGCGGGTGTATTACTGGGTGATTTGCTTGGAGGGTTAAATCTGGATAAAGGGAGATTATTGGATTTCGCATTGATGGTCGAACGTCATCCGGATAATGTATCCGCAGCCTTGATGGGCGGATTCATAGGCAGTTACTTGAGGGAATTGTCACCTGAAGATATGTCAGCAGCGGCTATACCGCTGGCAGAGGTTTTACCGGAGTACCCGCCCGATGCGGGACCGGACTGGGGGAAGAATCCGCCGTTACCACCGAAGGGTATCGGGCATTATGTGAGGTTCGGATGGgcaaaggagatcaaggcCATAGCGGTCAGTCCGAGGTTTGAGTTGGCAACGGCCAAGGCGAGGGGGGTGTTACCGGATACGTActcgaagaaggatttg ATATTCAACCTTCAACGACTCGCCGTCCTGACTACTGCCCTCGCTCGATCCCCTCCGGATGCAAATCTTATCTACGACGCAATGGCAGACAAAGTACATCAACCATATCGAATGACACTT ATCCCGGGGTTACCTAAAATCCTTACTGAGTTGACACCGACCTCTCATCCGGGATTACTGGGTATCTGCCTGTCGGGAGCAGGTCCAACTATCTTGGCTCTGGCAACGCACAACTTCGACTCGATAGCGCAGGACATACAGCAGATTTTCAAGGCGGAAGGCGTTGAGGTGGATTGGAGTGTGCTGGACGTCGATGAGAGGGGGAGCACGGTTGAGGAGATCACCCCGTAG